In Sphingomonas sp. SORGH_AS_0950, the following are encoded in one genomic region:
- a CDS encoding tetratricopeptide repeat protein, producing the protein MSEVDDELRCDRLTRFWTRWGLVVGAAILIGLAAFGGYLYWQHRQHQAAGVDGEQLQSAYDALAQNDTKTADAKLKTLAGSNVDAYRALAEFTQADILLQRDDLKGAAARFAAIAGDNSLAQPFRDLALVRQTMAEYDTMKPQAVVARLGTLAVPGNAWFGSAGEMVAVAYLRMNKRAEAGRLFGQIASDKDVPDTLRQRAVQMAGVLGVDAVGQSEDTKTQ; encoded by the coding sequence ATGAGCGAGGTCGACGACGAACTGCGTTGCGACCGGCTGACCCGTTTCTGGACCCGCTGGGGCCTGGTGGTCGGGGCGGCGATCCTGATCGGCCTCGCGGCCTTTGGCGGCTATCTCTATTGGCAGCACCGCCAGCATCAGGCGGCGGGTGTCGATGGCGAGCAGTTGCAGAGCGCCTATGACGCGCTGGCGCAGAACGACACCAAGACCGCGGACGCCAAGCTGAAGACGCTGGCCGGGTCGAATGTCGACGCCTATCGCGCGCTGGCGGAATTCACCCAGGCGGACATCCTGCTCCAGCGCGACGACCTGAAGGGCGCGGCGGCCAGGTTCGCTGCGATCGCGGGCGACAACTCGCTGGCGCAGCCGTTCCGCGACCTGGCGCTGGTTCGCCAGACCATGGCCGAATATGACACGATGAAGCCCCAGGCGGTCGTTGCCCGTCTGGGCACGCTGGCGGTGCCCGGCAATGCCTGGTTCGGCAGCGCGGGCGAGATGGTCGCGGTCGCCTATCTGCGGATGAACAAGCGCGCCGAAGCGGGCCGCCTGTTCGGACAGATTGCCAGCGACAAGGATGTGCCCGATACGTTGCGGCAACGTGCGGTTCAGATGGCCGGCGTATTGGGGGTCGATGCGGTCGGCCAGAGCGAGGACACGAAGACCCAATGA